From the genome of Streptomyces sp. V2I9:
CGCGCCGTACGGTCCACCCCGCCCATCCCAGCAGGGGGCCTCCGGCCAGTCCGGCCACCGCCCACACGGCGGCGGTCCCGAGCCCTCCGGTCCCGAAGGTGTCTCCCAGAGCGGACGCCGTGTAGTAGCCGCAGCAGGTGGTGAGCATCATCAACGCCCCGCTCCAGACGGCGATCCTCCGGTCGCGGATCAGTGCACCGGCTGCGGCGGTCCAGATGATCCAGGTGGACGTCGAGTTGGTCGCCCGGTCCACCAGGGGTGTTGTTCCGTGCAGGGCGTACGTCGCCCATCCGAGCAGCAGTCCGAAGACGGCGGCCGCAGTGAGCACGATGCTGGGGGTGGCGCGGCGAAATGCGGTCGGGAAAGCCATGACCCGGAACTATACATGCCATGTATACGCTCGATGCATAGGAGCTGGGGTGGCTGGGCCCGCGGTGGCCGGGGGCAGCGGGCCGGCCGCCTACTGCGGGCGGCCCAGCGCCCACCCCGACACGTCGGAGAGGCGTCCGCGCCACAGGGGCAGGGAGACGGGCGTCATGCCCCCGGTGATCAGCGTGACGTCCCGGAGGTGGATCCAGCGGGGCAGCCGGCTCGCCCCCGTCTCCTCCTCTGCGCGCAGCTCCCGTACGCCCTGGTCGACCGTCTCGGGGAACTCGGCGAGCAGGTTGGCCCCCTCGCCCTCGACCTGGCGCAGGCTCCTGGCCCACTCGGCCTTCCACTGCTCGTGCCCGATGACGTCCCCGTGGAGCAGACCGCCGGGTTGGGTGAGGGTGAGCGGCAGGCTGGAGCGGGGGTCCTCGTCGAGGAGCTGGATGAGCAGCTGGAGCTGAAGGTCGGGCAGGGGTTCGGTGATCACCGCGGCGGACGGTGCCGGAGAGGTCTCGGCGGTAGCGCTCATGGGCCCTTCCCTTCACATGGCGGACGAGGGTCGTCTCCCCCGCCTTCCCTGCGAGCGCCGGACCACGCCCCCGCCCCGCCCCCGCTCTCCCGCAGGTGTCAGAGGAAGCGGCGGATGGGCACGACGGCCGCTTCGCGGGCCCGCTGGAGGAGGTCGCGCCGCTTCCACCGGCCGCGCTCGATCAGCACGCTCTTCTCCCGGTCCTCGTCGAAGTGGCCGTCGAGGGTGGCGGTGAAGTCCCGGTCGAGGACGGCGAGCATGACTTCCTCGTCGTGGTCGAGGGAGCGCCGGTTGAAGTTGGTGGAGCCGATGAGGGCGGCGACCCGGTCGATGGTGAGGGACTTCGTGTGCAGCATCGTCGGCTGGTACTGGTAGATCTTCACGCCGCAGGCGGTCAGCTCCTCGTAGTACCGCTGTCCGGCGAGCTGGCAGACCCGCTTGTCGGTGTGCGGTCCCGGCAGCAGGATCTCGACCTCCACCCCGCGCCGGGCGGTGTCGCAGAGCAGCCCGGTGAAGTAGGCGTCGGGCGCGAAGTAGGCGGTGGTGAGGCGGACGCGTTCCTCGGCGGACTCCAGGACGATCCGGATCAGGGTCTGCATGTCCTGCCAGCCGAAGGAGGCGGAACCCCGCACGACCTGGACGACGGAGTCCCCGTGGTGCTCCTCGGTGATGAACCGGTCGCGTTCGTCGAACAGCTCGTCGTGACACTCGGCCCAGTTCTGCGCGAACGCGGCGGCCAGCCCGTCGACGGCGGGCCCGGTGACCTGCACGTGGGTGTCGCGCCACTCGTTCTCGTTGCGGGCGTCGCCGCACCACTCCTCGGCTATCCCGACACCGCCGGTGAACGCGGTGCGCTCGTCGACGACGAGGACCTTGCGGTGGCAACGGTGGTTCTGCTTGAGCGGCGAGAGGTGGAGGGGCTTGCGGAACCAGGTGACGGTGACCCCGGCCCGGTCCATCAGCTCCAGCTGGTCCTTCTCGATGAGCCGCGACCCGAACCCGTCGAGCATCAGCCGCACCCGGACCCCGGCGCGGGCGCGGTCGGCCAGCGCTTCGGCGAACGTGAGGGCGATGTCACCGCGCCAGTAGACGAACGTCATGAGGTCCACGGTGTGCTGCGCGCCCCGGATCGCCTCCAGCATCGCGCCGAAGATCTGGTCGCCGTTACGGAGCGGGACGAGGGCGTTCCCCTCGGTGGCGGCTATGCCGATCAGCCGTTCCAGCCTGCGTCTGAGCCGGAGGCTCCGCTCCTCGCAGGTGCGATCGTCCAGGGCCGGCCGTTCGGGAGCTTCGGGAACATCGGCAGCTGTGGCGGACATGTTTCACCTGATGGGGTACGGGGATGGGGCTGCCGTACACCGTCGTCGCTCGGCGGGGTACTGCTGCCGGGGCCTCGCAGACTGTACTCCCGAGATTCCGTGCGCGTGTACGACGGCGGTCGGACAGCGGCGGACGGGCCCGGGGGCTTCGGACCCCCGGGCTCCACCCACCAGCATGCCCCCGGAAAGCCGGGTCACCCGGCGGGTTCCCATCCGTAGCCGGGGCCGCCGTACACGTACTCCGGCCGCCCCTTCATCCCGCTGAGCCGGAACGGCTTCCCGTGGTCGTCGATCCGCAGCACGCCCTCCTTGCCGCCGCTGCTCCACTCCAGCTCCAGGTACCAGGTGACGTCGTAGCTCACGGCCTTCACGTCGAGGTTGAAGACCTCCACGTCCTCGGAGGTCACCTTGTACGGGAAGTCCACCGCCGGCACCTCGATGTCCCCCCGGGACCCCGCCACCGGCCGAATGGTGGGGTGCCCGGCGTCGAGGTGGGACGCGAACGTCTGGGGCATGATGCCGCTGCCGCAGCCGTTGCCCATCAGGTACGCCGACCAGGGCAGCGGAGCCTTCCGCGAGATCACCCGCACGTTCATGCCCTTGAGGACGACGGCCTCGCGCGAGGTCCCCTGGACGGTGAGCTGGAGCAGCATGTTCCCGGCGTCCACCCCGCCGTACGTCTCCGCCCAGCCGCGCCGGTCCTGCGGCGCGGGCGGCGGGTCCAGCTTCTCGGGCCCCCGGTTCACCAGGAAGTGCTGGCCGCAGGGTTCGTCCCAGTTGTACGAGGAGATGCTGACGGTCGGCGGAGCCCCGAGGCCCGTGGTGCGGTCACCCCCCTTCCCGCTTCCCCCGCCGCTCTCCGCCTGCCCGCCCCCGGAGCCCGCCGAGGGCTTCCCGGACGGCCGCCCCGAGGCGGACGCGGAGGCACGGGCCGACGGGCCGGCCGGACCCGGGCTCGCGGAGGCGCGCGGCGTGGCCGACGCGGTGCCCTCCGAAGCCCCGGCGAGCCCCCCGCTCCCGTCCTCCACCCGGTCCGCCGCGCTCCCTCCGCCTTCCTTCCCCGAGCCGACGAGATCGGCGGCGACGACACCGGTCGGCACGAGGAGCGCGGCGACCCCGGCGGCGGCGATGAGCACCCGCGTACGCCGGGAGAGCCGGGACCACCGGGAGCGCACGCCCTCCTCCGGCCTGCCGCCCCCACCGACGCCGACGCGCTCGGACGTGATGTCCGGCACCGAGCCCCCGCCGTCGCCCCGGTCACCGCTCTCGTCACGCACATCGCGCACCTCACGCTGGTCGCGCTCGACGCCCTCAGCAGTCGCGCCGTCCTCAACAGCCGCAGGAGCAACGGCGGCAGGGACCGGCGCGGGAGCGGGAGCAGGAGGCTCCGGGGCGGAAGCCGGTACGGGGGCAGGCGGAACGGCCCCGGTCCCCGCACCCATCGCCCCCGCGGGAGGCCGCCGCCGGGCCGCGTCCGCGATGATCCACCGCCGGTGCACCTCCACCAGCTCGTCCGGCGACGCCCCGCACACCCGCGCGAACCGCTCCACGGGGGCGAACTCGTTCGGCACGGCGTCCCCGTTGCAGTACCGGTGAAGGGTGGACGTACTGACGTGCAGCTTCCCCGCGAGCACCCCGTAGCTGCGTCCCGAACGGTCCTTCAGATTCTTCAGCAGAGCCGCGAACTCCACAGCCTCCGGCGTCGCCACGACGGCGTTCCCCTTCCTCGTGCGTCCCGGAACGGCGTTCCAGGGACGCGGAATCCCCGCAGGTCACCGTACGCGTAGACGTTCCGGCATCCCCCATGGTTCGGCAGGCGTTGCGGCCGGAATCCGCCGTCCCACAAGCTCGGACCAGACCACAGCAGCACCGCTGCGGACCGGCCGCCCGACAGGCCGGGCGCAGCGTCTTTCAGCTCAGCTCAACTCAGCTCATTCATCGAGTACACCGAGTACGGGGAGAACCACCGCCATGCGCACCAACCGCTTCCGCACCACCGCCCTCGCCGCCACCGCCCTCGTGGCCGCCCTCTCCCTCACCGCTTGCGGCGGCGACGACCAGGCGATGGGGACCAAGCCGGCCGGCTCCGCGACCGGGACGGCGGCCCCCGCGGCACCGGGCGGCGACGACAAGAAGCAGCCGGAGACGCCGGAGGCCGGGAAGCCCGAGACGCAGACCGTCCCCGCCGGGGGCAAGCACGCGGGCGGCAACGGCAACGGCGACAACCGGAGCAGGAAGCCGGAAGCCGCGCCGGACGCGGAGGCCGCGGCGTCGATCCCGGCCTGCACGCCGAAGAACTCCCGCGTCAAGGTCTCCTCGGTGAGCCGCCCGATCAACCACCTGCTGCTCACGGTGACCAACACCGGCTCCACCAACTGCGCCGCGTACTACGCCCCGTTCCTCCGCTTCGACGGTGCGCAGGCCGTGTACCCGGTCCTGGAGGACAGCAAGCCGCAGGCGGTCGTCACGCTCTCGCCCGGCGAGGAGGCGTACGCGGGCATCGCGCCTCCTCGGGGAGCCCGGCGAGAACGAGCCGGTCCCGAGCGCCGACCTCGGCGTGATCATGGTCGACAGGAACAACCAGTCCAAGGGCGAGACCACGCTGAAGCTCCCGGCGGAGACCGCCACGGACGGCCGGGGCTTCGTCACCTACTGGCAGTCGGACATCGAGAACGCACTCATGTTCTAGAAAGAGCCCGTCACTACGGCACCTCAGGCCAGCGCCTGACCTGCTGCTACTCTGCGCGACCCGTACAGATTTCTTGTACGGGTCGCGCATGCGTGAAGTGGGTCCGGGGGTGGGAGTGGGAACCGTATGCACCCCAGAAAACGACTCCGCAAGAACGCCTCGTCCATGAAGCTCGTGGGCAAGCTCGTGGCCCGGTTTCGCCTCGAAGCGGGCATGACCCAAGCCGAACTCGCTAGCGCCTCCGGGGTCCAGGAGGACACGATCGCCTCCATCGAGCAGGGCAGACGCTCGCTCGTCCCGGACCTGGCGGACACGATGGACGACCTGCTGGGTACCAAGGGCGCCTTGTCGACGGCGGTCGAGAACATGCCGGAAGTCGACCTGATTCCGCTGTGGGCCGAGGACTACATCGACATGGAACAGGACGCCTCGACGCTGTCCTGGTTCGACAACCAGGTCATTCCGGGCCTGCTCCAGACGAAGGCGTACGCGGAGGCGGTGTTCCGCAACAGGATTCCGGTCTACAGCCCGGAGGAGATCGAGACCCACACCGCGACGCGGCTCCAGCGTCAGCAGATCCTCCACCGGACGAAGCCGCCGACCACCAGCATCGTGATCTGGGAACCGGTCCTGATGATGAGGCTCACCTCGGAGGAGGAGCACCGGAAGCAGCTCCGCCACCTGTACGAGATGGCTCAACTGCCGGGCGTCTGCCTTCAGGTGCTCCCGCTGAGCAGCACGGCCCACGCGGGCCTCGCAGGGCCCTTCATTCTTTTGGAGACCCCGGACCACCAGCGCGTCGCCTACACCGAGACCCAGCGCGGCAGCCAACTGATCACCGACCCGAATGAGGTCAGCATCCTCACTCAGAAATATGCGATGCTGCGAGCCCAGGCGCTCACCCCAGAAGAGACCCTGCGCCTGCTGGCCCGTTTACTGGGAGAGAACATGAGCACCGCACTGAACTGGTTCAAGTCGAGCCACAGCAGCGACGAGGGCGGCGCGTGCCTCGAAGTCGCGTACGACTGGCGGAAGTCGAGCTACAGCGGCAGCGATGGCGGCCAGTGCCTCGAAGTCGCTTACGACTGGCAGAAGTCGAGCCACAGCGGCGACGAGGGCGGGGCCTGCGTCGAGATCGCCGCGCACCCCGCCGCCGTCCACATCCGCGATTCCAAGGACATCGAAGGCCCGACGTTCACCGTCGCGCCCTCGGCCTGGACGGCGTTCGCCGCCTACGCGGCCACCGCCTGACCCGCCTGACCCGCCCGCCCCTCCGCCGTACGTCTCACGACGCCCGGACCGTCTCGTAACGGAGCAGCACGACCCCGTTGCCGAAGGTCCGGGTCTCCAACAGCCGGAGCCTCTGCCGCTCCTCCGTGTCCGGGAAGAAGCTGCGGCCCCGGCCGAGGATGAGGGGGTGGACGTAGATCCGGTACTCGTCGATCAGGTCGTGCCGCCGGAACGACTCCAGCAGGCCCGCGCCGCCGACCACCAGGTCCCCCGAGGCGGCCTCGCACAGCGCCCGCACCTGCTCGGGGTCGACCTCGTGCAGCAGGGTCGCGTTCGGCCCCACGCTCTCCAGCGTGCGCGAGAACACGAGCTTCGGCATCTCCCGCCAGATCCCCGCGAACTCGGCCATCGGCCCCTCGTTCTCCGGGTCCTGATCGGCGGTCGGCCAGAACTCCTCCATCAGCTCATAGGTGACGCGCCCCTCGACGAAGGCGCCCATCGTGCGGAGGTGGTCGTTGAAGTGCTGGTGCAGCTCCTCGTCCACGGTGTGCCAGTCGATGTCCTGGTCGGGCCCTTCGAAGTATCCGTCGAGGGAGAGCGAGATGGACGTGACGATCCTGTTCACAGCGGCTCCTGCCGGATCGGCCCGGTCGCCAGGGGCGGTCCGGGCGGCACGCAACGGCTTTCGACCCTATGCCCGAGCACTGACAGACCGGGCGAGCCGCGCACGACGGGCGATGGGAAGCGGGCCACGGACGAGACGACGGGCCCTGACGATACGTCGCCCGCGATCCGTTCCCCCGGAAGTGAAGGCTCTCGCCCAAGGCGTATGCGCACGGGAAACGCGAAGTCCCCGGCCGCACGGCCGGGGACTTCGGTGGACTCGCGGTCCGCGTCGCCGCTCAGCCCGGCCGGGCGGCGAGCCCGGTCGCCGTCACCAGCTGGTGTTGTCGTTCGCCAGGTGCCAGAGGCGGTCGGCGCTCGGGTAGGAGGTGTCCAGGTGGAGGGTGTTCCAGCTGCCGTCGTTGTAACGGTTGAGGGTCAGGGCGAGGTCGGTGTCCACCTTGGGCTGCCAGATCCACCAGCGGGAGTTGTTGTCGCCCTCCGGACGCAGGACCCAGCGCTGGAGGTCGGACCCGTCGCAGGTGCGTACGACGACCGTGGTGCCGCGCGTGGGCTTCGCGTCGGCCGGCTGGAGGCACTTGTCGGCGGCCTTGTTCTTGAAGGTCAGCGTGTAGCGGCCGCTCTCCCACTGGCCGCCGACCTCGTCCCAGACCTCGGTCCTGTGCTTCCACGCCGGGTCGCGCAGGGAGACCGCGACGGCGTTCTCGGCCGTGGCGTCGGCGTACAGCGCGAGGCGGCTTCCGTCGGTCCGGTTGATCAGGTCCTGGCCGGCGCGATCGGCCGCCGAGGCGCTTCCCGCGCCGAACGGGGCGAGAAGGGCGACCGCGGTTGCGGCCGCGGTGAGGGCGCGGCGGGGGCGGAACGTGGGCATCGTTCTCCTTCGATGGCGGTTCTGCGGACACGTCTGACGGCACCGGCCGGAGACGGCCACGGACGAACCGTGGTCGTACCGGCCGACGCCACGCCGCCCAGCCTGAAGGCCGCGACCGGGACCTGTGAGAGGCCGAGAAGCGCCGGACCAGCCGTACAGCCGCTCTCCCGTCGCTCCGCCTCCGCTCCGGGACACAGGTCAGCACTGCGGGGAATCGTTTCGGCCCACAGCCACCGGCCCCCCGTACCGGGAGAGGAAGGGACCCGGCCGGGTCCGCACGGACGTGTGACCGCCCCGCCGGCCCGTGTCACCTCTGAGGGCGAACGGAGACCGAGCCGGTGCACGGAAACAGGTTCTCGCCCGGCCAGGCCAGGCCAGGCCAGGCCAGGCCAGGCCAGGCAGCATGATCACTCGCGTCGTGCGGGACACCCACCGCCTGAGGGAGGTCACGGACTCCGAGCGGTTCGGCCACCGCTGGATGGAGTTGGCGCGGGCCCACGGCGGCACGCTCCACGGCTGCTTCCTCCCGGCGGAGGGCGCGAGCGACGAGGCCCCGGCGCTGTTCGGCTTCCTCGGCCCGGCGGCGTACGAGGAGTACGCCGCACCGGTCACGGCCGTCCGGCGCCTGGTCTCTCCCCACGGTTCCGCTCCCCCCGCCGGGCCCACTCCTCCCTCCAGTCCCGCTCCTCCGGCTCGTCCGGCCGTACGGTCTCCGCCAGCGACGCCAGGATCGGTTCGGCGGCGGCCCAGAGCAGCGCGCCCCCGACGCCCGGCACGATCGTGCGCCGTGCACCGGGGATACGGGAGACGAGCCGGCGGCCGAGGTCGGGCGAGTGGGAGGCGTCCTCCTCGCCGTACCAGACCTCGACCGGGACGGTGATCGCGCCGAGGTCGATGGGCCAGCGCCCCATGGCGAGCGCGGTGTCGCGGGCGTACCCGGCGGCGGCGCCCTGCGCGAACCCCTCGTCGAGGGCGCGGCCGTAGGCTGCGGCGAAGCCGGGGTCCTCGTACACCATGAGGTCGCTCGCCGGGCTCCCGGCCAGGACCATCCGCCGCAGCGCGTCCCCGTCGAACCCGGCGAACACCTTCTCCGCGCCGACCGGGTCCTCCGCCACCCGCCCGACCAGGCCCCGCAGGTCGTCGGGGAGCGCGGCGGCGAACTCGGGGGCCGCGACCTCGTCGGCGGGCGAGACGAGCGCGAGCGCGGAGACGACGCCCGCCGCCGCGCAGGCGAGGGCGAAGGGCGCGCCCTGGGAGTTCCCGAGCATGGCGGGGAGCGGCCCCAGTCCGCGCAGCTCGGTCAACTCCCTCATGTCGGCGACGAAGTCGGTGTAGGTCCGGTCCGGCGCGGGCGTGGAGACCCCGAGGCCGGGACGGTCCACCGAGACCAGCCGGACACCCTCCGTCTCGGCCGCCCCCGCCCCGATGCCGAGCCACCGGCTGGTCCCGGCGCCGGGGGAGAGCAGCACGGGCAGCCCGTCCTCCGGCCCCCACTCGGCCCAGCCGAGCACCCTCCCGTCGGAGAGGCGGGTGGTTCCGAGACGGGAGGGATCATCGACGAACAAACTCATGCCCGACATCATTAACGAGCCACCCCCTCCCTGCACCGGCTTTAGGACCTCGGGCACGTCGCCCTGTCAGGAGGTCTGCCGGGTGACGCCGCTCGCGGGTACGTCGACGACGCGGGCGAGGGCGTCGAGGACGGGCCCGGCGAGGTGCTCGGGCAGGTGGAGCGGGGCCCAATCGGCGGCCAGGTCAAGGAAATCGACGAGATCGCGCTCGACCCCGTCCAGCAGCCGACGTGACTCGGGGACGGACGACTCGATCACCGGGCCGTCGCTCCGCTCGACGTCCACGACCCATCGGACGGAGTCCCCGGACCGTTCCACGACCGGGTCGGGGGCGTGTCCGAAAAAGGCCCATCCGGTGCCGTCGAGAACGGCGTACGCGTCCCGCCAGTCCTCCAGCCCTCCGCAGCAGCCGGGCACCAGCGTGGTACCGGTCGAACGGTCCACGACCCGCAGGCCCCCGGAGGCGAAGAGGTTCTCGAACGTCAACAGGCCGTGCAGGAAGGAGTCGAGGGGGTCGGCGGGACGCGGCGGGCGGTCGTCCCCCGAGGCGGGATCGGGGTCGATGTCGTTGCAGCCGGCGATGAGCATCAGCGCCGTCCCGACCTCGGCGGACGTGAGCGTCCCGCTCAGCGCCAGGAACCCCGGCGGCGTGCACGCGGCGACGGGCCAGAGGGAGAAGTCACCGGGGGTGCCGAGTTCCAGGACGGGCTGCATCACGATCATGCGCCGAGTGTTCCGGGTTCCCGACGGCCCCGCACGGGCTTTACGGCGTCCACCGCGCAGGGGCCTCACGCCGTCCACCGTGCACGACGTGTGTGCCGTCCACCGCGCACGGGCTCCGTGCCGTCCGCCGTGCGTGACGTGTGTGCCGTCCACCGCGCACGGGCTTCCCGGCGGCCGCCGCCTCCCGCACCGGCTCCAGGGACCGCCGCCCCGGAGGCTGTCGGTGCCGCCGCCTAGGCTCCCCACCATGGCGACGCTCCCGAACCCCCTGCCCGACCCGGCCGCCTCCGGCCTGGACCTCCCGCCCGGCTCCCTGGTGGACGCCACGCTGGACGGCCCCTGGCCCGAACCGCTGCTCTGGTACGCGGACGGCCCGGCCGAACTGCGCGACTGGGCGCGGCTGCGGGACGCCGGGCGGCGCGTCGGGCTGCTGCCGGTGCTGGTCACGTGCGGCCGGCGCGACCAGTGGCCCGAGGAGTGGGACCTCTCCCCGGACAGCGCCTCGTACCCCGGCGACCACGACGCGGAAGAGGTC
Proteins encoded in this window:
- a CDS encoding alpha/beta fold hydrolase, with protein sequence MSLFVDDPSRLGTTRLSDGRVLGWAEWGPEDGLPVLLSPGAGTSRWLGIGAGAAETEGVRLVSVDRPGLGVSTPAPDRTYTDFVADMRELTELRGLGPLPAMLGNSQGAPFALACAAAGVVSALALVSPADEVAAPEFAAALPDDLRGLVGRVAEDPVGAEKVFAGFDGDALRRMVLAGSPASDLMVYEDPGFAAAYGRALDEGFAQGAAAGYARDTALAMGRWPIDLGAITVPVEVWYGEEDASHSPDLGRRLVSRIPGARRTIVPGVGGALLWAAAEPILASLAETVRPDEPEERDWREEWARRGERNRGERPGAGRP
- a CDS encoding phosphatidylserine/phosphatidylglycerophosphate/cardiolipin synthase family protein, with the protein product MSATAADVPEAPERPALDDRTCEERSLRLRRRLERLIGIAATEGNALVPLRNGDQIFGAMLEAIRGAQHTVDLMTFVYWRGDIALTFAEALADRARAGVRVRLMLDGFGSRLIEKDQLELMDRAGVTVTWFRKPLHLSPLKQNHRCHRKVLVVDERTAFTGGVGIAEEWCGDARNENEWRDTHVQVTGPAVDGLAAAFAQNWAECHDELFDERDRFITEEHHGDSVVQVVRGSASFGWQDMQTLIRIVLESAEERVRLTTAYFAPDAYFTGLLCDTARRGVEVEILLPGPHTDKRVCQLAGQRYYEELTACGVKIYQYQPTMLHTKSLTIDRVAALIGSTNFNRRSLDHDEEVMLAVLDRDFTATLDGHFDEDREKSVLIERGRWKRRDLLQRAREAAVVPIRRFL
- a CDS encoding DUF6518 family protein translates to MAFPTAFRRATPSIVLTAAAVFGLLLGWATYALHGTTPLVDRATNSTSTWIIWTAAAGALIRDRRIAVWSGALMMLTTCCGYYTASALGDTFGTGGLGTAAVWAVAGLAGGPLLGWAGWTVRRARGDLRAVAGAVIAMVVLGEGLWMGLGLRYWGEAAVFLTVGALLAALLTVYLARTGARRYWLCAMLAPVGGLVFYLAEKSILNSLIGTA
- a CDS encoding dihydrofolate reductase family protein; amino-acid sequence: MNRIVTSISLSLDGYFEGPDQDIDWHTVDEELHQHFNDHLRTMGAFVEGRVTYELMEEFWPTADQDPENEGPMAEFAGIWREMPKLVFSRTLESVGPNATLLHEVDPEQVRALCEAASGDLVVGGAGLLESFRRHDLIDEYRIYVHPLILGRGRSFFPDTEERQRLRLLETRTFGNGVVLLRYETVRAS
- a CDS encoding DUF397 domain-containing protein, yielding MSTALNWFKSSHSSDEGGACLEVAYDWRKSSYSGSDGGQCLEVAYDWQKSSHSGDEGGACVEIAAHPAAVHIRDSKDIEGPTFTVAPSAWTAFAAYAATA
- a CDS encoding RICIN domain-containing protein codes for the protein MPTFRPRRALTAAATAVALLAPFGAGSASAADRAGQDLINRTDGSRLALYADATAENAVAVSLRDPAWKHRTEVWDEVGGQWESGRYTLTFKNKAADKCLQPADAKPTRGTTVVVRTCDGSDLQRWVLRPEGDNNSRWWIWQPKVDTDLALTLNRYNDGSWNTLHLDTSYPSADRLWHLANDNTSW
- a CDS encoding helix-turn-helix transcriptional regulator; amino-acid sequence: MATPEAVEFAALLKNLKDRSGRSYGVLAGKLHVSTSTLHRYCNGDAVPNEFAPVERFARVCGASPDELVEVHRRWIIADAARRRPPAGAMGAGTGAVPPAPVPASAPEPPAPAPAPVPAAVAPAAVEDGATAEGVERDQREVRDVRDESGDRGDGGGSVPDITSERVGVGGGGRPEEGVRSRWSRLSRRTRVLIAAAGVAALLVPTGVVAADLVGSGKEGGGSAADRVEDGSGGLAGASEGTASATPRASASPGPAGPSARASASASGRPSGKPSAGSGGGQAESGGGSGKGGDRTTGLGAPPTVSISSYNWDEPCGQHFLVNRGPEKLDPPPAPQDRRGWAETYGGVDAGNMLLQLTVQGTSREAVVLKGMNVRVISRKAPLPWSAYLMGNGCGSGIMPQTFASHLDAGHPTIRPVAGSRGDIEVPAVDFPYKVTSEDVEVFNLDVKAVSYDVTWYLELEWSSGGKEGVLRIDDHGKPFRLSGMKGRPEYVYGGPGYGWEPAG